ACAGTGATCAATTTATAACTATAAGCTATAAAAGTGATGATAAAGATTATACTTTAGAAATAAATGCACAAGAAAGTTCCTATAAAGTTAAAAGTGAAGATAAGCAGATATTTCCTAAATGATAAAATTCATAATTTAATATTTAATTGTAAAAATTGTTGAATGAGGAGAATAATTTTATGGCTGATAAAATTAAAAAAAGGGGATTTACTGTTATAGAACTTCTCTTAGTACTCAGCATATTTTCAATACTTTTAAGTTTTAGTCTGGTTAACTTAGGTACTTTTAGTAATCTTAAGAATAAGATAGATGTGGATCTTACTAATAACAATATTTTAGATTTTATAAATAAATCTAAAACCTACTGTAGGGACGAGAAAGAAGAGGGAGGATACATTTATTTTGATACAAAAAACAATGAAATAACTTTTAATGTAGAATTGGGCGAAATATTTAAGTTAAAGTTACCAGAAGGATTTGTATTAAACCGTGTAAGGGAGGATAACAGAATAAAAATAGATAACATGGGAATTACAGAGGATGCCTGCAGTATAAAATTTAAAGACAGGAAGGGAGAAATGCATTGCATTACTATGTGCGTGGGAACAGCTTACGTAGATATAAAGTATTAATTTGTGAACTAAAAAACTTTGTGGTAAAGATATTACCTAATAGGCAAAAGATACTCGTCAAAAGAGGATTCACACTAATTGAAGTGTTGTGCAGCATAACTATTTTCTCGGTATTATTTATGACTGCACTGTTTATTCAGGTAGATGCACTTAAAGTAAAAACATATAACGAAGAAATGAATAATTGCACTTTAGTTATGGAATATGTGAAAAATAGTATTATGTATAACTGCAGCTATGATAGTTTATTGAATTTAAGAACGAAGGAAAAAACATATATAAACTGCAGCAATTTAAAGGTTCAACATAGTAGGAACATAAATGTAACTACTATGTTTTCAGATGAAAAACCCTTAAAAGAACCTTACATAATTTTAAAGGTAACGGGTGAAAAAGTGCTAAGGGTAAATTTACAGCTCCATGCTAAAATGTATGGAAATATAAAGGTTGAGGAATGTGATTTTTATAAAGGAAATTATAAAAAATAGATTAGATGTAAAAAAAGGATTTACAATTATAGAAATGCTTATGGTTATAGCGTTGATAACGGCAATAACTACCACACAAATAATTGTTATATCAAAATATATGAGGCTACACAGAGAAGAAATAAATTATAGTAGAGAAAATTTTTATGTAAATGAAGCTTTTATAATAATTGAATATCAGATAAAAGCTGCAAAATACATAGATATAAAAAGCAATATGATAATTTTAAGGAGATATGATGATAAAGGGTATGATTATATAAAAAAGGACAGAAAATCTAGTATCATAATTTCTTATGGTAGTCCTGATTCTTCTAATGTAAATAATGTGTTAAAAAATGTTAAAAACTTTTATGTGGAAAGGCAGGGAAAAGTGTTCTACATATCTATAAATACAAAGAAAGGTAATTTGTATAGAAGATGTTTTGCGATGGAAAGAGAAAAGTTAAAAAAGGATTTATATTGATATATGTGCTTTTTATAGGGTGTATGTGTATTTTAATTTCTCTTGGATGTTACAGCATGGAAATGCACATTAGATCAAATAATTTAAATAGCCATAAAAAGTCTATTCAGGTGGATGTAACTGAAAAATACAGAGAATACCTTTTTACGGAGCTAAATGAGTATATAAGTAAAAGTTCATTTTGTGATGACAATGGAATAAAGAAATATATATCTTCTTTAGATAATTTTAAAATATATTTTGAAGAATGTTATATCTTCTATGACAAGAATACGGATTGCTTTAAAGTGGAGTATATTTTTAATGGTGAATTTTATAAAGAAGAAACTTATGAGTATGAAGTTAAAAATAGAGATATACTGTATAGTTGCATAGATTATTCTTTTAAGAAAGGTGGTTTAGAAAAGTGAATGAAAAAGCTATTTTAGAAATTAATAATAAAAATATAACATATAAAAAAATGGCCCAAAAACATTCTATATTCAATTTATTGAAGAAAAATAAAATAGATGAGAATGTTATTACTGTAAGTAAAATTGAGAACATAAAAATTGATCTGAAAAATAAGAAATTGTTTATATTAGTACATGGAGAAGAGATATATGTAACTGTTATGAAATTACCTAAATTGAAAAGTAAACTTCTCTACAAAGTCATAAGGGATGAATTAAAAAATAAATTTAAAAATCTAGATAATATAATGTTTTCATATGAAATAGTTAAATCTAGTAAATACAATTTAGAAGTAATGGTTTCTTGTATGAATTGGCATAACATGGATATAGCAAAAGTGTGTAGTGACAGTGGTGCTGATATTAAACAAATAGTACCAATTCAGTTTTATATGTGGTCAAAGCACAAAAACAGAATAAAAGATGAAAATTATATATTTATTTTAAATATGAATGATATTACATATTTCATGGCTTGCTATAGAGATAAGATTATATTGAATAATGTATATAAAGATATACTTAAAGATGATTTTTTAGAAATTTTAGAACAATTTAGATTTAAATTAAATATTTTAATGCCCAATTTTAACTTTGTCACTATAATCTTTGTGAATTTTATTTACAAAGATATAATGGAAAGTCTTTCTAGAAGTTATAAATGTAGAGACTTAGGGGATTTAAGATAGTTTACCTGAGTTATTGTTATAGAGTGTTATGAAATTAAAATAATGAAATTAAGAGGTAGTTTGGTACATGAAAAACTTATATTTTTTACCACAGTGGTGTATAGAAAAAGGAAAAACTAAAAAGAATAAAAGTCTTAAGTTACTTATTTTGATTATTTTAATAGTAAACATAATATTTTTAGATATACTTATCATAAATAGAAATCAATTAAATGATGTAGAAACTAGGTTGAAAGAACATAGTTCTGTAAAAAAGTTATCACATGATAAAAGCAGTACTTTTGAAAATTATTTAGATTTTTATAATTACATATATTTAGGAAGAAACTTTAAAAATGTAAATGTAGAAAATAAAAGTCTAGATTTAGATATTGAAGGAGATGAGAAAGAGTGTTTTTCAGTAATTAAGGATGCAGAAAAGTCAAATAAGTTTATAATTAAAAGTTTTAAGCTAATGGGAAATGACGGGGGAGGAAATAAACTTTGGAAAGTAAATCTAAAATTAAAATAAAAATGTTTTATAAGACTATAAGTTATTCAACTTTCACACATACCAAACTGTGAATTTAATTAAGGTGGAATATTAATAATGAATATGGTAAATAATATATATAGAATTATTATAATATTTTTAGTGTGCAGTTGTACTGTATTTTTAATAGAAAATTATAATGTGCTCAAAAGCATACAGAGTGAAAATGCTAAGCTTCAATTTGTAGAAAAAAACTTAAAAAATCAAATAAAAGATAAAGAACAAGTGAGTTGTACTGATATTTTGAGAAAACTAAAGTGTATAGAAGGTGTGCAGATAACTAATGTGGCAAGCAATAATGATGGAAAGCTAATCGTACAGTTTGAAGTAATAGGGAATCAAGCTGAAATCAAAAGTATTCTAGGAAAAGTTAAAAAAATTAAATATTTTAGTAACATAGATAATATTAAAATTGAACAGGATAAGTTTCAAGGGGTAAAAACAAAAGCAGATGTAAATTTTATCCGAAACTATTAATTCTTCATTCTTAACTATTAACTAAAAAATTACGTCGTAATTTTTTTATATTAAGTCAAAGCTTCATATTATGGATCGAAGCAAGCACACATTAATATTTGCAAATAATCACAAGTTTTGATAAAATAACATTGTTCACTATGATGATAGAATGATATTATTTTAAATTTTATTTATTAAAATAAGAATTTTATCATTTAAATTATTAGCTAAATTTGATTTCAAATTTAGCAGGGAGTAATCTGCCATAAATTAAAGTAATTATAAAGATATTATGCCCTGCTAAAATTTAGGGGGGTAATTTAAATGTTTAAAAAAAGAATTGAAAGATTGAGAGAGGCCATGGACAGCCAACGGTTAGATGCTGTTTTGTTGGTTGGAGATCCTAATAGAAATTATTTAAGTGGATTTACAGGAGATGAAAGTTTTTCACTTATAACTTTAGATAAAGCATTTTTTATAACTGATTCAAGATTTACTGAACAGGCTAAACAGCAAGTTAAGGATTATGAAGTTTTAGAATATGGTAAAAGCGGTTCTTTTGTAAAATTTTTATCGGACTTGATAGGCAAATTTAAAGTACATAGGCTTGGATTTGAGGAAAATATAGTTTCTTACAGCCAGTATGAACTTTACCATAGTAATTTAGATTGTGAACTTGTACCAATGAATGGAATTGTGGAAAAAATAAGAATTGTGAAAGATATGGAAGAAATAAATTCAATAAAAAATGCTGCAAAGATTGCGGATAAAGCTTTCGAGCACATGGTGAAATTCATAAAACCTGGTATGACAGAGAGAGAAGTTGGTTTAGAACTGGAATTTTACATGAAAAAGTTAGGAGCTAAGGATTTATCTTTTCCATCTATAGTTGCGTCTGGAGAGAGATCAAGTCTACCACATGGTCAGGCTACAGCAAAAGTTATAAAAAAAGGAGAATTCTTAACTTTGGATTTTGGTTGCATTTATGAAGAATATTGTTCTGATATGACAAGAACAGTTGTAATAGGTGAACCATCACAGAAAATGCTAGAGATATACAATATAGTATTGGAAGCTGAAGAACTTGCTTTAAAGGAATATAAACCAGAAATGCCAGCATCAAAATTAGATGCAGTTGCTAGAGATTATATAACTAGTAAAGGATATGGTCAGTACTTTGGACATAGTTTGGGTCATGGAGTAGGAAGAGAAATTCATGAGGCTCCTGTAATTGGATATAGAAATAATTCTAAATTAAAATCAGGAATGGTAGTAAGTGATGAGCCAGGTATATACATACCTGATTTTGGTGGAGTAAGAATAGAGGATTTGGTAATGGTAACTGCAAATGGAGGAGAAACTTTATCCAAATCACCTAAGAATTTAATATGCATAAATTAAGTTGTTAGTATTACTTTATTTATATAACATATTTATATAGCATATTATGTTGTATAATATTAAATATATAAAAGAAAGTTCTATGAAAAATTAGATAAAAATCAAAACTAGGTCGAATAAGAATAAGAAAGGGGTTAAAACCGTTAATCCAACACTGCTTTTAGAAGTGTTGAAATATAGGGTTAGTTATATCCGAATTTACGTCCCTGGAGTGTGTGACCAAGCGAAAGTAGCTTATAGTGAAATCGGGCACTATGAATGGGAAAGTAAGCTTAAAATCTTAGACAAATTTAATTAAGAGAAGAGTTTACATAACGGTATGTATATAATGATATCAGCAGGAGATTTAAGAAAGGGAACTACTTTTGAACAAGATGGACAAGTGTACACAGTACTGGATTTCCTTCATGTAAAACCAGGAAAAGGGGCAGCATTTGTAAGGACAAAACTTAGAAATGTTATAACAGGATCAGTTACTGATACTACTTTTAATCCAACTGCAAAATTGCAGGAGGCAGTTATAGAAAGAAAAGAAATGCAGTATTTATATTCAGATGGAGAATTGTATTATTTTATGGATCAGGAAACATTTGAGCAAATTCCATTAGAATATGAAAAGGTAGAGGATGCAATAAAGTTTTTAAAGGAAAATATGTTTGCTATAATTAAATTTTATAAGGGTGAAGCATTTTCTGTTGAAGCTCCAAATTTTGTTGAACTTCAAATAACTCATACTGAACCAGGAGTTAAGGGAAATACTGCTACTAATGTATTAAAACCAGCTACGCTTGAGACAGGAGCTGTTGTTCAAGTCCCTATATTTGTAAATGAGGGAGAAACTATAAGAATTGACACTAGAACTGGAGAATATATGGAAAGAGTTTAGCCAATACTAATGGTAAAATAACTTTAAGGATGTGGTATTGTGAATTCTATTATATCTAAAGTATCCTATCTAAATGGTCTAGTAGATGGACTAAAAATTGATAAAAGTACTAATGAAGGAAAAATGCTAATAGAAATTGTTAATGTACTTAAAAGCATGGCAGAAGAAATTGATGATATGTCCAGAGCTCAAAAAGATATGGAAGATTATGTGGATGCCATGGATGAAGATTTAGCGGATTTACAAGACAACTTATATGATGATGATTATGAAATCTGTAAGTGTAAGGATGAAGGAGAAAACTTTACTGAAATACAGTGTCCAAATTGCAATGATGCCGTATATGTAGATAAGGATATATTAGAACAACGAGAAGAATTAACGTGTCCAAATTGCCATAGTAGTATTCCTATTAAGGATGAACTTAAGAAAAGTAAATAAGCAGTTTTAAATCCTATTGAAGTTTATAACTTCGATAGGATTTTTTTATTTTATTTCTATTTATGTGGAATAATTTTTACATAATCAAAATAGGAATTAATATAAAGAAATAAAGGAGATGAGAGAGATAGATACTAAAGAAATTTTAAACATTATACCTGAAAATTTAAAAATTGCCATAGGTGATTTAATAGAATCCCCTAATTTACAAGAGATAAGGATAAGGGCGGATAGGCCTTTGATACTTCAGTTAGGTGAAAGGGAAATTGTATGTAAATATATTCCTAAATTAGAAGATATAAAGACAATAATTAAAAGGATGAGTAATTATTCTATATATGCTTTTGAAGAAGAAATTAAGCAGGGATATATAACTATTAAAGGTGGACATAGAGTAGGAATATGCGGAAGATGTGTTATGGAGAAAGATGAAGTTAAAACCATAAAGGATATCGCATCTTTTAATATCAGAATATGTAGGGAAATAGTTAATTGTTCGGATTCAATAATCAAATTCATTTCAAAAGGAAATGAAATAATAAACACCATAATAATTTCACCTCCTAAATGTGGAAAAACTACTTTAGTAAGAGATATTGTAAGAAATATTTCACAGGGTGTTAAAAACATAGGACTTACGGGAAAGAAAGTATCTGTTATAGACGAAAGAAGTGAAATAGGAGCTTGTTTTAATGGAGTTCCCCAGTTAAATGTTGGCATCAGAACAGACATATTAGATGGGTGTCCCAAAAGCCAGGGAATAATAATGGCAATAAGGAGCATGTCTCCAGAAGTTATAGTCTGTGATGAAATAGGAACTTACAAGGATATGGATAGTATTGTGACTGCTTTAAATTCAGGGATAAGTCTAATTATAACTATTCACGGCTATGGAATAGAGGATTTATATAACAGGCCTGTTTTTAAAGAAATAGTTGAAAATAAGGTATTTAACAGGGCTATAGTACTTAGCAATAGAAAAGGTGCAGGAACAGTGGAATATATATATGATTTCCCTAAAAATTCAGTAATATGGAGGGGATAAAATGTTAAAGCTTTTAGGATGTATTATGGTAATATGTGCTTCCACTGGAATTGGATTTATATGGGGAGAAAATTTGAAAGGCAGAGTTAGACAACTGAAGGAAGCACAAAGATGTATCAACCAACTTCAAAACGAAATAATATACACACACACACCATTACCAGAAGCTATTTTAAATACAGCATCTAAAAGTGTAAATCCTATTAAAGATGTGCTTGAAGAAATATCTCATATTTTAGAAGAAAATTCTGTTGACAGTGTATATGAAGCTTTTAATATGACATTTAAAAAGAAGAAAGATGTTCTAAATTTGAAAAATGAAGATATAGGGGCACTGATAGATTTATCTAAAACACTTGGGGAATCAGATATAGAAGGACAGAAAAGAATGTTTTCACTTGCCCTAGAAAATATAAAAAATCAAATTGAAATTTCAGAAATTTCAATGAATAAAAACTTGAAAATGTACAGATGTCTTGGATTTTCTTTAGGTGCAGTGGTGGTGATAATTTTAGTCTAAACTGCAGGTACACATTAATTAAATTTCTTATAAGAAATGAAAGGGAGAGATAATTAAATGATGGACATAAGCTTAATTTTTAAAATAGCAGGAGTGGGTATGATTGTCATACTCATAAACAAAGTTTTAGAAGCCAGTGGGAAAGGTGATTATGCAGTGGTGACCAATTTAGCAGGAATTTTAATTGTCCTCATGATGGTAATTAATTTAGTAAATAAATTATTTACCACAGTCAGAACTATGTTTCAACTTTAGGAGAAAGTTATGGAGATAATTAAGGTAGTAGCGTTTGCTTTTATAGCACTGTTTTTAGTACTTCTATTTAAAGGAAAAAGAGATGACATAGCAGTTTATATAAGTATAGCTGCAGGAATAATTATATTCCTATTTATGATAGCAAAGATAACGGCAGTACTTCAGTTTATTCAGCAATTAGCTGCTAAGGCAAATATAGATTTTATTTATTTAACCACTGTATTTAAAATAATTGCTATTGCATATTTAGCTTCTTTTTGCAGTGAAATATGTAAAGATGCTGGACAAGGAAATTTAGGAGCAAAGGTTGAATTTGCAGGTAAAATATTAATTTTAGTACTTGCAATTCCTATACTTATGGCTGTTCTTCAGTCAATTTTAAAGATTATGTAGGTGTTAATATGAAAAAGATTATATTGGGTTTAGTTATAGTTTTATTAATAGGCTTTAATGTACAAGCTTTTGACACCAGCAGCGGAGAAACAAATGTGCAGAATCAAATTAAAATAGAAAATAGTAATGACAGTAGTGTACAGGATGACAAATATAATAAAACTCAAAATGAACAAAGCGAATCTGAAAAAGAGCAGATAGAAAAATTTTATGATTATATATCTAATATGAAGACAAAAAATGAAGTTCTTAAGGACATAGATGTAAGAGATTATGTGAAAGGTTTTCTGAAAACTGGGTCAGGAAATACATCTTTAAAGAAAATTATACGTGCACTTGCAATGTATGGGGTGAGAGAGGTAGCGGCTTCATTAAAACTTTTAGTACTTTTGATAGTAATTTCACTTATATGTGCATTACTTACTAATTTGCAGAGAGCTTTTAATGGAGAACAGTTATCTAATATAGCCTATTTTGCATGTTACTCACTAATAATAATAATAATGGCCAGAAGTTTTTATATAAGTGTGGATATTGCTAGATCTACTATAAAAGAAATGACTGATTTTATGGTTGCTTTAATACCTATACTTATAACTTTGGTGGCTGCAGTTGGAGGATTTGTAGAAGCATCAATTATGGATCCTATTGTAATAGGTGCTATAACTATAAGTGCCAATTTATTTATGGATGTAATAATTCCTATAATATCCATGTCTTTTGTACTTCAGTTTGTAAATAACTTATCTTCTGAATATAAAATAGACAAACTTACCAAACTATTAAATCAGATAGCACTTTGGGCACAGGGAATTATAATGACTGTATTTATAGGAATTATAACTGTAAGAGGGATAACTTCTAAGACTATTGATGAAGTTACAGCAAAAACTGCTAAATTTGCAGTGGACAATTTTGTGCCTATAGTTGGGAAAAGTCTTTCAGATGCTGTATCTACTGTAGCAGGATATTCTATTTTACTAAAAAATTCGTTAAGCAGCTTGGGACTTGTAATTATTGTAGCAATATTGCTGTTTCCAGTAATAAAACTTTTGATTATTGTAGTAGCATATAAGCTTACTGCAGCTCTAATAGAACCTATAAGTGATGGAAGGCTTGTAAACTGTATAAACTCTGCAGGAAGCTCCATTGTACTTATAATGGCATGCCTCATATGTGTATCTGTTATGTTTTTCATAATGATATGTATAATAGCTGCAGCAGGAAAAATTACAATGTGAAAGAGAGGAATACAATATGATTCAATCTTTAAAGGAGTGGCTGATAAACATATGTACTGCACTATTTTTTATTACAGCTATAGAAATGATATTGCCGGATAATAGCATGAAGAAATATTGCAAATTTGTATTGGGACTTATTTTGATTACAGTATTCATTAATCCAGTAGTAAAAATATTCAATAAAGATTTTGATATAAATCGGTATACTGAAAATGCTATAGAGAGTTTTGAAAAGGGATTTAATAGTAAAAGTCAATTAAACCAATTTAATGATTACAAGAAAAAAAACATGAAAGATACTATTGAAACTTTTAAAATGAATCTTGAAACTAAGTGTGAAGAAAGTCTTAAAGAAAAATATCCAGATGAAAGTTATAAAGTAAAAATAGATGCAAATTATGATGAACAAAATAATAGTGTATGCATAAAAAATGTAAATGTTCAAGTTAAAGATGGAAGTGTGGAAAAAATAAAAAAGGTTGATATAAATACCAAAAGTGCTTCTGTCAGCAATTTGGATTCTGGAGATGACGATAAAAATGTAAAATTAAAAACTTATTTAAGCCAGGAATTAAATGTATCTAAAAACATTATACATGTAAATTCTTAGTTGGAGGAGTTAGTATTATGAATTTAAAAAAGTGGTTAAAGGAGCTTTTTAATAATAAGAAGGTATCTAATGACAAAAAAAATATTTTTAATTTGGCTGTATTATTTTTGCTAGGAGTACTTATAATTGTTACAATAAGTTTTTTTAAAAACTACAATAATGAAAGCAGTGTAAATACTTCTAAAAATTTAAATGATGACAGTAGTAAGAGTAATAATCAGCAGAGTTCTGCAGCTTCCAAACAAAGTAAGACTGAGGATTATGAAAAGTCAATGCAGGATAATTTGAAAAATACTCTAGAAAAAATGGATGGGGTAGGCAAAGTGGAAGTAATGATAAACTTTGAAAGTGGGGAAGAGAGTGTACCGGCAGTGAACATAACTGATTCAACGAATAATACAGAAGAAAAGGATACTGAAGGTGGTACAAGAAACACTACCCAAAAGAACAATGGGAGTACGGTGGTTGTTACAAATGACGGCAGCAAATCACAACCGCTTATAGTTAAGACATATAATCCTAAAGTTTCAGGTGTGTGTGTTGTAGCTGAAGGAGCTGAAAACAAAATAACTCAACTCAGAATATCAAAAGCTATAACAGATTTGTTTGGCATATCGGAAGATAAGGTAAATGTATATCCTATGAAAAAGTAGTATATAAGTATATTTTTTAGCATATAATTCTTTAGAAGATAAATGGGGGGAGTTAAAATGAATAAAAAACAAGCTGTAATTATTGTGACTCTTTTAGCTTTAATTGTTTGTGTGGGAGTAGTTGCTACAAAGTTAAACAGTCCTATAAATTATGTAAATGGTGTTGACAATGGAAGCGGTAAGAGTGCAGTATCTTTTAATAGCAGCGATAATAAGAGTTCACAGGATAAGAGTACTCAAGCAAAAAGTACTCAGTCTAAAAGTGAGCAGTCGCAATTCTTTGAGGAGACACGGCTTACAAGGGATCAAAAAAATGCAGAAACTCTTCAAACTTTGAAAAGTCTTATAGATGACAAAAATGTTTCTAACCAAAATCGTTCTGATGCGGAAAAAAAATATACTGCATTGGCTATGAATACTAATTATGAATTGAAAATAGAAAATACTCTAAAAAGTAAGGGATATAAAGATGTTATATGTTCTATAGAAAACAACAAGGCAAGGGTAATAGTTAAAGGTAAGAATAAATTGGAAGATAAGGATACAAGACAGATAAAAGATGTAGTTATGAGTATTTCAAACATTCAGGAAGTTGAAATCGAGGTAAAACAAGGTTAAAACAAAGTGAAGCAATTACATAAATAAATTAATTGTAAAAAAAATATCCATTTGATATAATGTATGTAATGTGAGTCTTTCGATGATGTAAAAATCTAGGAGGTGAAACAATGGAGGAAAATACAAATAACGAAATTGATATGGGTATTGTAAAAATATCTGATGAGGTTGTAGGTGTAATTGCAGGTCTTGCTACTACTGAAATAAAAGGTATAGTTGGGATGAGTGCCAGTCTTGTAGGTGGAATTACTCAAATACTTACAGGAAAGAAAAACTTATCTAAAGGTGTTAAAGTGAGTGTAGGAGAAAATAGTGCAGCAATAGATTTATATGTAGTAGTAGAATACGGAGTAAGAATTCCTGATGTAGCACTTAAAGTTCAGGAAAATGTAAAGAGAGCAGTTCAATCTATGACAGGATTAGATGTTTCAGCTATAAACATACATGTGCAAAATGTTATGATTCCTAAAACAGAAGAGAGCAATGATAATATAGAAGAAGAGCAATAGTGTGCACCCTCTGGATTCAGAGGGTGTTTCTATTTACAGATATATTTGTATACTTGAACTAGTGTACTAGTTTAAGTATAATTATATCTGAAATGACAATAATTATTTTTAGAAGAGTATATATCCAAGTAGGAGGAAAATATGAATAGAAAAAAATCCAGAGAGTTGATAATGAAATTATTATTTGAAATGAGTATAAATAGAGAAGATTTCAAGAGTGTTTTAGCAGACTTAGAAGATAATTTAGAAAAAAAAAATGAGAGCAAAGAAACTGATGGTGCCGAGGAAGTTTACAGTGAAAATGTTGATAAACTAAAAAATGTTGATATGGAATATGTAAAAAGGGTTGTAAAGGGAATAGAAGAGAATAAGGATAGTTTAGATAAGGACATTGAAAAATATCTTAGAAATTGGACGTTAAACAGACTGCCCAAAGTTGATGCTGCAATACTAAGAATTTGCACATATGAATTTTTATATGAACAGGATATTCCTGAAAAGGTATCTATAAATGAGGCTATAGAACTTGCTAAAAAGTATTCTTCCGAAAAGTCTGCACCATTTATAAATGGTGTGCTTGGAAATATGATAAAAGACAAAAGCATAAGTAAACAGTAATTACAAATTAAACGCAAGGGGTTAAATAATATGTATATTAAAACATTAACTGTGTCTGATATTAACAATTATATAAAAAAGACTTTAGATAATGATTTTATACTTGCTAATTGTTCTATTAAAGGAGAAGTATCTAATTTGAAATTACATACAAGCGGACATATATATTTTTCCCTAAAAGATAAATTTAGTAAGATAAACTGCATTATGTTTAGAGGAGACGCCGGTAATTTAAATTTTATACCTGAGGATGGTATGAAAGTAATAGTTAAAGGAAGGGTGTCTCTATATGAAAAGGAAGGGTTATATCAGCTTTATTGTAATGAAATGAAACCAGATGGTATGGGAGAGTTGTATTTAGCCTTTGAAAAGTTGAAGGTAAAATTAGAACAAAAGGGATTGTTTGATGAATCACATAAAAGAAAAATACCTACTTATGCCAGAAAAATAGGTGTAATTACTTCTTCTACAGGAGCTGCGGTTAAGGACATAATAAATGTAACTAAAAGAAGAAACAAAAAGGTAGAACTTTTGATTTATCCATCATTAGTTCAGGGGGCAAATGCTAGCAGCGATGTGATAAAAGGAATTGAAACGTTAAATTCTATAGAAGATGTAGAACTTATAATTATAGCAAGAGGAGGAGGGTCCATAGAAGAACTTTGGTGTTTTAATGATGAAAAATTAGCAGAGGCAATTTATAACTCAAAGAAGCCCATAATAACAGGAGTTGGACATGAGATTGACTATACTATAGTGGATTTTGTATCTGACAGAAGAGCACCCACACCTTCTGCGGCAGCAGAGATTG
The genomic region above belongs to Clostridium sp. AWRP and contains:
- a CDS encoding type II secretion system protein; this translates as MADKIKKRGFTVIELLLVLSIFSILLSFSLVNLGTFSNLKNKIDVDLTNNNILDFINKSKTYCRDEKEEGGYIYFDTKNNEITFNVELGEIFKLKLPEGFVLNRVREDNRIKIDNMGITEDACSIKFKDRKGEMHCITMCVGTAYVDIKY
- a CDS encoding prepilin-type N-terminal cleavage/methylation domain-containing protein gives rise to the protein MVKILPNRQKILVKRGFTLIEVLCSITIFSVLFMTALFIQVDALKVKTYNEEMNNCTLVMEYVKNSIMYNCSYDSLLNLRTKEKTYINCSNLKVQHSRNINVTTMFSDEKPLKEPYIILKVTGEKVLRVNLQLHAKMYGNIKVEECDFYKGNYKK
- a CDS encoding ComGF family competence protein gives rise to the protein MIFIKEIIKNRLDVKKGFTIIEMLMVIALITAITTTQIIVISKYMRLHREEINYSRENFYVNEAFIIIEYQIKAAKYIDIKSNMIILRRYDDKGYDYIKKDRKSSIIISYGSPDSSNVNNVLKNVKNFYVERQGKVFYISINTKKGNLYRRCFAMEREKLKKDLY
- a CDS encoding aminopeptidase P family protein, encoding MFKKRIERLREAMDSQRLDAVLLVGDPNRNYLSGFTGDESFSLITLDKAFFITDSRFTEQAKQQVKDYEVLEYGKSGSFVKFLSDLIGKFKVHRLGFEENIVSYSQYELYHSNLDCELVPMNGIVEKIRIVKDMEEINSIKNAAKIADKAFEHMVKFIKPGMTEREVGLELEFYMKKLGAKDLSFPSIVASGERSSLPHGQATAKVIKKGEFLTLDFGCIYEEYCSDMTRTVVIGEPSQKMLEIYNIVLEAEELALKEYKPEMPASKLDAVARDYITSKGYGQYFGHSLGHGVGREIHEAPVIGYRNNSKLKSGMVVSDEPGIYIPDFGGVRIEDLVMVTANGGETLSKSPKNLICIN
- the efp gene encoding elongation factor P encodes the protein MISAGDLRKGTTFEQDGQVYTVLDFLHVKPGKGAAFVRTKLRNVITGSVTDTTFNPTAKLQEAVIERKEMQYLYSDGELYYFMDQETFEQIPLEYEKVEDAIKFLKENMFAIIKFYKGEAFSVEAPNFVELQITHTEPGVKGNTATNVLKPATLETGAVVQVPIFVNEGETIRIDTRTGEYMERV
- a CDS encoding CD1247 N-terminal domain-containing protein, which translates into the protein MNSIISKVSYLNGLVDGLKIDKSTNEGKMLIEIVNVLKSMAEEIDDMSRAQKDMEDYVDAMDEDLADLQDNLYDDDYEICKCKDEGENFTEIQCPNCNDAVYVDKDILEQREELTCPNCHSSIPIKDELKKSK
- the spoIIIAA gene encoding stage III sporulation protein AA, coding for MDTKEILNIIPENLKIAIGDLIESPNLQEIRIRADRPLILQLGEREIVCKYIPKLEDIKTIIKRMSNYSIYAFEEEIKQGYITIKGGHRVGICGRCVMEKDEVKTIKDIASFNIRICREIVNCSDSIIKFISKGNEIINTIIISPPKCGKTTLVRDIVRNISQGVKNIGLTGKKVSVIDERSEIGACFNGVPQLNVGIRTDILDGCPKSQGIIMAIRSMSPEVIVCDEIGTYKDMDSIVTALNSGISLIITIHGYGIEDLYNRPVFKEIVENKVFNRAIVLSNRKGAGTVEYIYDFPKNSVIWRG
- the spoIIIAB gene encoding stage III sporulation protein SpoIIIAB; translated protein: MLKLLGCIMVICASTGIGFIWGENLKGRVRQLKEAQRCINQLQNEIIYTHTPLPEAILNTASKSVNPIKDVLEEISHILEENSVDSVYEAFNMTFKKKKDVLNLKNEDIGALIDLSKTLGESDIEGQKRMFSLALENIKNQIEISEISMNKNLKMYRCLGFSLGAVVVIILV
- the spoIIIAC gene encoding stage III sporulation protein AC, coding for MMDISLIFKIAGVGMIVILINKVLEASGKGDYAVVTNLAGILIVLMMVINLVNKLFTTVRTMFQL